Sequence from the Dehalococcoidia bacterium genome:
TCCCAGTCTTCCCAGTCCTCCAGCCGATTATTATGACTATTATTAAATATATTACAATATACTATTATCTGTGGATCACTTATAATTATTGTCAGGATATTAAAACATGATAGACAGGGCTGAAATATACGTTTACGGTGGGGAAGGTGGAAACGGAGTGGTGCACTTCCGGCGAGAGAAGTATGCCCCGTTTGGAGGGCCTGATGGGGGTGATGGGGGTGATGGAGGGAGCGTAATTCTGATTGGAGACGGAGGCATGACCACTCTCAGCGATCTCAGGCGGCAGAGGCACTATCGAGCCGAACGGGGGAGCCCCGGGAAGGGGAAACAGCAACATGGGAAGAAAGGCCAGGACTTGGAAGTGAGAGTTCCTGTAGGAACTATAGTGCGCAGCCTGGAGGAGAGTGGTGAGATGGAACTGGGCGATGTCACTCGGGATGGACAAAGGGTGGTAGTGGCAGGAGGTGGTAAAGGGGGGTTAGGGAACAAGCATTTTGCCACCTCTGTGAAGCAAGCGCCGAAGACCGCCACTGAGGGAGAACCTGGGGAGCGCAGACAGATAATTCTTGATTTAAAATTACTGGCCGATGTCGGATTGATAGGCCGTCCGAACGTCGGTAAGTCCACCCTGATCAATGCGGTCTCCGCTGCCAGATCGAAGGTGGCCGCTTATCCATTCACAACCCTGGAACCACAGCTTGGTGTGGTGGAGCTCGGTTATAAATCTTTTGTCGTCGCCGATATTCCAGGCTTGATTGAAGGAGCACACACGGGTCGGGGACTGGGGCATAACTTCCTGCGCCATATCGAGCGCACTCGCATTCTGATTCATATCATTGACGGGACTACAGACAGGCCGCTTGAAGACCTGGATGAGATCAACTCGGAGTTGTTTCGGTTTAATCCTTTGTTGAAGGAAAAGCCGCAGCTTGTAGCGGTCAATAAGATCGATATCCCGGAGGTGAGGCAACGATTGCCAGATATCGAGGATGCTTTGAGGAGTATTGAGGCTCGCGTTTATTTCATATCTGCGGCCAGTGGTGAGGGGTTGACTGAACTTATGAATGTATCCGCGGAGATGCTCTCAAAATCCGTTTCGAAAACACCGCCGACAGAAGCGGGCGAATTTAAGGTGTTTCGCCCCAAGCCTGTTGATGAACAGATTCGCCACAAGAGCCAGAAGGATCGAGAAGAGGGATGATCTGATGGAAATCGGTTTGCTGGGAGGCACCTTCGATCCAATCCACCTGGGTCATCTGATTATCGCTGAGGCGGTGAGGGAGCGGCTTGGACTCTCTCACATCACCTTCATTCCCTCCGGATATCCCTGGCTGAAGTCAGACAGGCAAATCACTGCAGCAAAGCACCGTTTGGCGATGGTGAAACTCGCCATTGAGTCGAATCCCCGGTTTGAAATGTCCACCGCTGAGATGGAGAGATCGGGGCCATCTTATACCGTGGATACGGTGAGGGCTATACGGCAGGAGATTGGCCCTGATGCAAAAATCTATTTCATTGCCGGAACGGACGCTTTGGTTGATTTGCCTCGCTGGAAAGACCCGGATCGGGTGGCGGAGTTGTGCCAGATTGTTGGGATGCGACGGCCAAGCGTATCGGAGGCGCAGTTGACACCCTTGAAATCGGCCCTGCCGAAGATATACGCCTGCATTCGGTTTGTTGACGTCCCTCAGATCGATATCAGCTCCTCGGATATCAGAGAGCGAGTGAGGAAAGGGCTTTCCATCCGTTATCTGGTGCCGCTGGGGGTGGAAACGTATATTCAGGAACACCAGCTTTACAGGAATTAGTAACCGGCTGAGTGCTGAGAACACGGAGGAATCATGGAATCGATGAAAAGGCTGCAGGAATTGATCAAAGAGAAGTCGTTCAGGTATGGCGATTTCACACTGGCATCGGGACTTAAGAGCTCGTACTACTTTGATGGGCGGCTCACTACCTTGTGGCCGGAGGGTGCCTATCTGGTGGGCAAAAAGGTCTTTGATTTGATTAAGAACGCCGGGATCGATGCCATCGGCGGGATGACACTGGGGGCCGATCCGATTGTGGCCTCAGTGGCTTTACTGAGCCATATGGAGGGCAAACCGATCCCTGCCTTCATCGTGCGGAAGGAGACGAAGGATCACGGAACAAAAAGGCTCATCGAAGGACATCTTCCTGCCGGGGGTACCGTAGCCATTGTCGACGACGTTATCACTACTGGCGGATCGATCTTCCGGTCCATTGAGGCGGTTGAGGCTCTGGGATGTCGGGTGGGTAAAGTGGTGGTTGTCCTGGATCGGAATCAGGGGGGAGCCGATGATCTTCGTCGTCGGGGCTACGATTTTGTTGCTTTACTGAAGGCTGACGCTGACGGGCAAATTGAGATTGGTGTTGAGGGCTGAGCCTGAAGACTTGGCAGTCTTCAGCACCCTGACCTTCTCCCCGTCAAGGCAGACTATCTCAATTCTCAGCGACCTCGGCGCTCTCTACGGTAAACCTCGTGCCTATCTGCATCAAGTCTGTTTGACATGCTGACGGCACTGTCTAACGCCGAATAGTGTGCTAGAATTAGAAAATGTAACATCAACCAAGGAGTAGCAATCCCATGCAGACTGCCAAACGCATCGAAAAACTGCCGCCTTATCTTTTTGTCGGAATCTCCAGAAAAATCGCCGAGAAGCGCGCCCAGGGCGTAGATGTTATCAGCCTGGCTATCGGCGACCCGGATCTTCCTACCCCATCGCACATCATCGACCGCCTTTGCGAAGCGGCTCGCGATCCGGTCAATCATCGATATCCGGAGACGGACGGATTGCCGGAACTGAGACGGACCATCGCCGATTGGTACCGGAAGCGCTTCGGACTTACCTTTGATCCGGATAAGGAGGTCCTGCCCCTCATCGGCTCCAAAGAGGGGATCGGGCACATGTCTTTTTGCTTTATCGATCCCGGAGATATCGCACTGGTTCCTGATCCCGGCTATCCGGTCTATTCCATGAGCACCCTCCTTGCCGGTGGCGAACCTTTTTATCTGCCCCTCACCGAGGAAAACGGCTTCTTGCCCGATTTGGAAGGGATTCCAAGGAACGTGGCTCACAAGGCCAAGCTTTTGTGGCTCAACTTTCCCGGCAATCCCACTGCGGCAGTGGCCAGCCTCGATTTCTTTGAGCGGGCGGTTGCCTTTGCCAAGAAGTATGACCTGGCCATCTGTCACGATGCCCCTTACACGGAAGTGGCCTTCGATGGATACCGGCCGGTGAGCTTCCTGCAAGCGCGGGGTGCCAAGGATGTGGGGATCGAATTCCATTCCCTGTCCAAGACCTACAACATGACCGGCTGGCGCATTGGAATGGCGGTGGGCAACGAGAAGATGATCAATGCCCTGATGCGAATGAAATCGAACCTGGACTCGGGCATTTTCCAGGCGGTTCAGCATGCCGCCATCGCGGCCTTTACCGGCCCTCAGGATTGCATCGCCGAGCACAATGCCATCTACCAGAAGCGGCGCGATGCGGTGATCCGAACGCTAAACAAAATCGGCCTTAAGGCGAATCCGCCTCGGGCGAGCCTCTATGTCTGGGCCAGGATTCCTCAAGGCTACACGTCAGCTGATTTTGCTGCCAAGTTGATCGATGAAGTAGGTGTGGTGGTCACGCCCGGATCAGGGTACGGTCCATCGGGAGAGGGCTATATCCGAATCTCCCTCACCACCCCGGACCACCGGCTTCAGGAAGGCTTGGCTAGGCTGGAGAAGTGGCATCAGAAGTAGGTTGTTCTGAACAAGAGGTGCAGGATACCTCCTGCCGGGGGATCGGGGGTATCCCCCGATCCCCCTTCTCTTCCCCCAAGATTGGGGGCGAGGGGGTTGAGCAGCAGTTAATCAGAGTTTCCTAACCACCCAATATGCTCACTGCTTGGAGCGAATGACGGACGACTCAGAAGGAGAAAATTATTCCCAAACAAACCATCGACACCCAATCCCAGCCGGAGAAGGCCATTCTGATCGGCGTGGAAACCAAAAGAGGCAGGAAAGCTTGGACTCTCGAGGATTCCATGACGGAGCTGGCCTTGCTGGCAAAAACTGCCGGGGCTGAAGTAGTCGGCACGCTGACCCAGCGCATGGATCGGACAAGTTCTTCACATCTGCTGGGAAAGGGAAAGCTGGAAGAGCTGCTGGCTCTCAAAGACGAAATGGGATATGATCTGGTGGTCTTCGATGAAGAGCTTTCTCCGGCACAGCAAAGGAATCTGGACCGGGCTTTGGGAGTCAAGGTTCTCGACCGCACGGCGCTTATCCTGGACATTTTCGCCAAACGCGCCCAAACTCACGAAGGGCGCCTCCAGGTGGAGTTGGCCCAGAATGAGTACCTCCTGCCTCGCTTGGCTGGCCTGTGGCCGCACCTGGAGCGTTTGGGTGGAGGGATCGGAACCAGGGGGCCGGGTGAGAAGCAGCTCGAATCCGACAGGCGGGTGATCGAGACCCGGATCAAGCGCCTCAAGGATGAGATTGAAGGGGTCCGCAAGCATCGGAAGCTTCACAGGAAACGCCGCTCAGCCACAGGGGTTCCCGTGGTGGCCCTGGTTGGCTATACCAATGCGGGCAAAAGCACCCTGATGAATGCGCTCAGCCGGGCCGACGTCTTTGTTGAAGATAAGCTCTTTGCCACGCTGGATACCACTACCCGTCGATTGACCTTGCCCAGCCATCAGGAAATACTCCTCAGCGATACAGTGGGATTTATCCAGAAATTGCCGCCGACGGTGGTTGCAGCCTTCAAAGCCACGCTGGAGGAACTTGCAGAGGCGGATATCTTGCTCCATGTGATCGATATCACCCATCCCAATGCCGCCGAACAGGGAGAGACGGTTGAGAGTCTCCTCAAGGAACTGGGGCTGGAAAACAAACCCCGGATCATGGCCATGAACAAAATCGATCTGCTGGATCGGGAGACAGGGCTCTGTGGTGAAGCAGCCGTCGATCACTACAGAAAAAGACTGGATGATGATATCGGCGCAGTGGAATTGATTTCGGCGGATAAGGGATGGGGGCTCAAGAAACTACTCGATCGGATTACCATGGTGCTGAGCGCCAAGATGGTGGATATCACCGTTGATATTCCCTACAGTGCCGCGGCTCTGGTAAACTTGTTTCGTCGGTACGGATCGATTGATCATGAGGAGCACACGGAGTTAGGCTTGCATATCTCGGGGAAAATACCGGAGCAACTGGCGCCCAAATTCAGCGGCGTCGAATCCTCAGACCTGTAGGGGCGATTAATCAATCGCCCCTACCCTGGCGAAAACCAGCACACCATTTTGCCCGCCGAACCCAAAAGCATTGGAGAGGGCCGCGTGGATTTTCGTCTCTCGGGCGTGATTGGGGACAACATCCAGGTCGCATTCCGGGTCTTTTGTATCGTAGTTGATGGTGGGGGGCAAGATGCCGTGATGCACCGTGAGAACCGTGGCAGCAGCTTCGATGGCCCCTGCCGCTCCCAGTGTGTGTCCGATCATGGACTTATTGGAACTCACCGGAATCCTTCTCTCCCCAAAAACGCGGCGTATGGCCACGGTTTCGATTCTGTCATTGACCTTGGTGGATGTTCCGTGAGCGTTGATATATCCGATGTCTTCCGCATGGAGTTTGGAATCTCTCAGGGCTTCCTCTATGGCGGCCGCCGCCCATCGGCCTTCCGATTCGGGGAGGGCGATGTTATACGCATCACAGGTCATGCCAAAACCCTTGAGCACAGCCAGAGGCTCCGCTCCACGCTTTCGGGCATGTTCCATGGTTTCCAGAACCAGCACGCCTGCTCCCTCTCCGATCACAAATCCGTCCCGATCGGCATCAAACGGACGGCTGGCCTTTTCAGGTTCTCCGTTACGACGCGAGAGCACGCCCATACAGGCATAGCCATCGACAACCATGGGGGTAATCGTCGATTCGGCTCCTCCGGCAAGGACAACATCAGCTCTGCCTTCTCTCAAGAGCCCGAGGGCTGTGCCGATGGCAAAGGCTCCGGTGGCACAAGCCGCAGCGACCCCAAGATTTGGCCCATGAATTCCCAGAGCGATTGCTGCGTTGCACGCCGGCATATTGGGAATGATCTTGGGGATCGATAGGGGATTGACGGAACCGGGCCCTTTCTGTTGAAATCGGAGGTGCTGCTCCTCAATGTTCGTATAATCTCCTGCCGCCGACCCGATAACACATCCGACCCTGGCCGGATTTTCTCTTTGGAGGTCAAGCCCGGCATCTTTCACAGCCTCAATCGCCGCACACGCGGCAAGTTGAGAGACACGGGCCATTTTGCGGGCTTCTTTGCGGGAGAGGAAGTTTTCAGGGTTGAATGAGGCAACTTCGGAGGCGATCTGGCTCAGATGTCCCTCGGGGTCGAACGCCTGAATGCGGTTCACGCCGGACTTGCCGGAGATGAGGGCTTTCCAGAAATCATTCCTGTTGCAGCCGATGGAAGTGAAGACCCCGAGGCCAGTAACAACGATTTGGCTGCTGTCTGGCATTTTCACTCCGCATTCTTGCTCAGGTAGTAGGCGGTTTCTTCAGCCAGTTGTCCAATCAGCTCCTTAACCGGAACAATCTCGGTACATCGATACGCATTGGCCCCGGCGAAAGCGAAAGCTTCATCGAGATTCCCCTCTGCAGCCCTCACCAAGACCTTGGCAATGCAATACGGAGCCGTCTTGGGATTGCAGCTCTTGAGACACTTATAAGTGCATTTGAAGGGAACCGTTTCGCCCCTTTTGATTCTTTCCACAAATTCATTGTTGATGACTCTTCCCGGCATTCCTACCGGGCTCTTGATAATCGTCAGGTCTTCTTTCCGGGCCTTCAAATAGGCCTGTTTAAAGCTCTCGTGAACATCGCATTCATCGGTGCAAACGAAACGGGTTGCTATTTGAACCCCGGAGGCGCCCATTTTAAGCACCCGCGCGATATCCTTTCCGTCGAAAATACCCCCAGCAGCGACTACTGGAACCGGCGGATCAAATGCGTTGGCCACCCTTATCACGTCGACGAGAATTTCATCAAGCGTGGGAGCCGTTCCGTTCAGAAGTTCTTCATACCCGAACCCGAGGTGTCCGCCTGCCTTGGCTCCTTCAACGACCACCGCATCGGGGGCTCTGCCATAGTGCTGTTTCCATTTCCGGTAAATGATGCTGAGCGCTCTGGCTGAGGATACAATAGGAACCAGCTTGGTTGGCTTCCCTTCGACGAACTTGGGGAGGTCGAGTGGAAGCCCTGCGCCGGAGATGATCATATCGACTCCCTCTTCGGCAGCGGTTGCGGTGAGGTTATCGAAATTGGAAAGCACCACCATCACGTTTACGCCGATGATCCCGTCGGTCAGGCTTTTTGTTTTCCGCAGTTCCTCTCTCAAGACCAACTCGTTTAATCGGACGAACTCCGATCCCGGGTGGTCTTCGAAAGGGCCCAGCCCAACTGCGGAAACAACACCCACACAGCCTTCATTGGCCACTGCAGCGGCGAGATTGGCTTTTGATACGCGGACTCCCATCCCTCCCTGAATAATAGGGGGGTTGATTTCCAGATCGCCGACGATCAGTGAGGGTGTTTTATGGTTTTGTGTAGACACTTGCTTTATGAGTTTGGTCCTCCCTGACAGATTCTATGCCGCCACTGAAACATCTCAGTTTGGATCGTACTGCCTGAAAAAACGCAGAGTGCCCATCCTAGAGTAGAGCCACGGCGGTGAGTCCGATGAGACCAGTGCAGATGCTCTATTGCTGGCTGTACTGCCATTTCATTTCAAACGCATTCTTATCGGACATCTTGTATTTTAACGCATCAGGATGAAATTGGCCACTTTTTGAGAGGAGCTTTCATCCGGGGTTTATCCATTGGGGTGGGGCTAAGTGATGCTTGACATTATATAGTTTATTCGATAAACTATTTACCAATACGATAGGCTTCAAGCGCAGGGAAGGTGGATACGGAAAACAGGCATCTGGACAGGGTCATCGAAGCGATGGTGCGGACTCCCCCCATCATCCACAGGAAACTGAACCAAAACATCTTAAAGGTTGCCCTCGAACAGGTCGGCGGGGACATAGCTCTTCATCACCTCATGATCATGAGACTGCTTCAGACAGAAGGGTCTCTCCACAGCTCTGAAATCGGCGAAACTATCGCCATCTCCAAAGCTCAAATGACGCATTCCATCAATAAACTGGTAAGCCTGGACCTGGTTCAGAGTCAACCCGATACCGTGGACAGAAGAAAGGTCAACATTCGGCTGACATCAAAAGGCCAGAAGACAATGGAAAAGCTGGATGAAATTATCAAAAATCGCATAGCGGCCAGACTTTCGGCCCTTGGCGACGAGGAACTGGAGAAGCTGGCCCAATCCTATGAGTTTATTGCCAAGACGTTCTCAGATTTACAGTAGGTCTGAGCCAAAAGGAGTATTGCATGTGGCATTTAACCAAATTCGCGGTGCAGAATCGGATACTTGTCTTTTTGGTGGCGGTGTTGCTCCTGATCACCTCCGTTTGGGCTCTCTTCAGCATGAAGACGGAGATGATACCGGACATCCAGTTTCCTTATTTGACCATCATCACTGTGTATCCGGAAGCCTCGCCTGATGTAGTGGCCAGCAACGTCAGCACGCCGATAGAAAAGGTGATATCGGAGCGTTGGGATGGGCATGGCCTGAAGAGCGTTACCTCAACCTCGGCCAACAACGTCTCGGTGATTGAGGCTGAATTTGCATTCGGCACCAACATGGACAAAGTGACCCAGGCGATACGCCAGAGCATCAGCCAGCTGGACTTCCCGCCGGAGGTGCTCAATTATGCCCGGGAGAATTCGGGGGTAAATGAAAACCCGCGGGTGATCCCCATCGATATGAGCATCATGCCGCTGGTGGTCTTCAGTCTCAGCGGCGACTTTCCTCCCG
This genomic interval carries:
- the obgE gene encoding GTPase ObgE, whose product is MIDRAEIYVYGGEGGNGVVHFRREKYAPFGGPDGGDGGDGGSVILIGDGGMTTLSDLRRQRHYRAERGSPGKGKQQHGKKGQDLEVRVPVGTIVRSLEESGEMELGDVTRDGQRVVVAGGGKGGLGNKHFATSVKQAPKTATEGEPGERRQIILDLKLLADVGLIGRPNVGKSTLINAVSAARSKVAAYPFTTLEPQLGVVELGYKSFVVADIPGLIEGAHTGRGLGHNFLRHIERTRILIHIIDGTTDRPLEDLDEINSELFRFNPLLKEKPQLVAVNKIDIPEVRQRLPDIEDALRSIEARVYFISAASGEGLTELMNVSAEMLSKSVSKTPPTEAGEFKVFRPKPVDEQIRHKSQKDREEG
- the nadD gene encoding nicotinate-nucleotide adenylyltransferase; the protein is MEIGLLGGTFDPIHLGHLIIAEAVRERLGLSHITFIPSGYPWLKSDRQITAAKHRLAMVKLAIESNPRFEMSTAEMERSGPSYTVDTVRAIRQEIGPDAKIYFIAGTDALVDLPRWKDPDRVAELCQIVGMRRPSVSEAQLTPLKSALPKIYACIRFVDVPQIDISSSDIRERVRKGLSIRYLVPLGVETYIQEHQLYRN
- the pyrE gene encoding orotate phosphoribosyltransferase, translated to MESMKRLQELIKEKSFRYGDFTLASGLKSSYYFDGRLTTLWPEGAYLVGKKVFDLIKNAGIDAIGGMTLGADPIVASVALLSHMEGKPIPAFIVRKETKDHGTKRLIEGHLPAGGTVAIVDDVITTGGSIFRSIEAVEALGCRVGKVVVVLDRNQGGADDLRRRGYDFVALLKADADGQIEIGVEG
- a CDS encoding LL-diaminopimelate aminotransferase; protein product: MQTAKRIEKLPPYLFVGISRKIAEKRAQGVDVISLAIGDPDLPTPSHIIDRLCEAARDPVNHRYPETDGLPELRRTIADWYRKRFGLTFDPDKEVLPLIGSKEGIGHMSFCFIDPGDIALVPDPGYPVYSMSTLLAGGEPFYLPLTEENGFLPDLEGIPRNVAHKAKLLWLNFPGNPTAAVASLDFFERAVAFAKKYDLAICHDAPYTEVAFDGYRPVSFLQARGAKDVGIEFHSLSKTYNMTGWRIGMAVGNEKMINALMRMKSNLDSGIFQAVQHAAIAAFTGPQDCIAEHNAIYQKRRDAVIRTLNKIGLKANPPRASLYVWARIPQGYTSADFAAKLIDEVGVVVTPGSGYGPSGEGYIRISLTTPDHRLQEGLARLEKWHQK
- the hflX gene encoding GTPase HflX; its protein translation is MIPKQTIDTQSQPEKAILIGVETKRGRKAWTLEDSMTELALLAKTAGAEVVGTLTQRMDRTSSSHLLGKGKLEELLALKDEMGYDLVVFDEELSPAQQRNLDRALGVKVLDRTALILDIFAKRAQTHEGRLQVELAQNEYLLPRLAGLWPHLERLGGGIGTRGPGEKQLESDRRVIETRIKRLKDEIEGVRKHRKLHRKRRSATGVPVVALVGYTNAGKSTLMNALSRADVFVEDKLFATLDTTTRRLTLPSHQEILLSDTVGFIQKLPPTVVAAFKATLEELAEADILLHVIDITHPNAAEQGETVESLLKELGLENKPRIMAMNKIDLLDRETGLCGEAAVDHYRKRLDDDIGAVELISADKGWGLKKLLDRITMVLSAKMVDITVDIPYSAAALVNLFRRYGSIDHEEHTELGLHISGKIPEQLAPKFSGVESSDL
- the fabF gene encoding beta-ketoacyl-ACP synthase II produces the protein MPDSSQIVVTGLGVFTSIGCNRNDFWKALISGKSGVNRIQAFDPEGHLSQIASEVASFNPENFLSRKEARKMARVSQLAACAAIEAVKDAGLDLQRENPARVGCVIGSAAGDYTNIEEQHLRFQQKGPGSVNPLSIPKIIPNMPACNAAIALGIHGPNLGVAAACATGAFAIGTALGLLREGRADVVLAGGAESTITPMVVDGYACMGVLSRRNGEPEKASRPFDADRDGFVIGEGAGVLVLETMEHARKRGAEPLAVLKGFGMTCDAYNIALPESEGRWAAAAIEEALRDSKLHAEDIGYINAHGTSTKVNDRIETVAIRRVFGERRIPVSSNKSMIGHTLGAAGAIEAAATVLTVHHGILPPTINYDTKDPECDLDVVPNHARETKIHAALSNAFGFGGQNGVLVFARVGAID
- a CDS encoding nitronate monooxygenase family protein, giving the protein MSTQNHKTPSLIVGDLEINPPIIQGGMGVRVSKANLAAAVANEGCVGVVSAVGLGPFEDHPGSEFVRLNELVLREELRKTKSLTDGIIGVNVMVVLSNFDNLTATAAEEGVDMIISGAGLPLDLPKFVEGKPTKLVPIVSSARALSIIYRKWKQHYGRAPDAVVVEGAKAGGHLGFGYEELLNGTAPTLDEILVDVIRVANAFDPPVPVVAAGGIFDGKDIARVLKMGASGVQIATRFVCTDECDVHESFKQAYLKARKEDLTIIKSPVGMPGRVINNEFVERIKRGETVPFKCTYKCLKSCNPKTAPYCIAKVLVRAAEGNLDEAFAFAGANAYRCTEIVPVKELIGQLAEETAYYLSKNAE
- a CDS encoding MarR family transcriptional regulator, whose product is MDTENRHLDRVIEAMVRTPPIIHRKLNQNILKVALEQVGGDIALHHLMIMRLLQTEGSLHSSEIGETIAISKAQMTHSINKLVSLDLVQSQPDTVDRRKVNIRLTSKGQKTMEKLDEIIKNRIAARLSALGDEELEKLAQSYEFIAKTFSDLQ